A genomic window from Scophthalmus maximus strain ysfricsl-2021 chromosome 17, ASM2237912v1, whole genome shotgun sequence includes:
- the mfsd13al gene encoding transmembrane protein 180-like isoform X2: MKEMNVFRHLINFGVNPAALAYAMTTLGSTMINNIFSFYYVKLFLNKYKISEGAFHQSQVVYMIWNAVNDPLFGYLQDNSRVPCFTQRRLSILYGAAFYSLSFLLAWFPWRSYAPGDWLSGLHLIVTLCAFDGMLTFVLLAQCALFAEISSQHQSRLRLIKYSQVASLIGSSSILFCGLLSKNMEDFPAFQAFTVLTAVLSCGCMLYTGLYSESRFDNKGSESDAPEAVDKTSPQSVFSVSSLRILMWQILTNRDFQLFVLMNFFQVFLLTFFNNFTMIFAEHLIPPDALPSLAKSIMYGAGFICPQLLVLSCQSLLHGLGYYKIILFTFYIEAGLAAIMLALGPQHYYFMAFYLTFNMVIIQAAFSLFGLPLADIIDTDLQRYQRSSPLSSMVFGTNALFTKPGQSLAPMLVLSILNQYGYEQLKEVVGKSNPRQKSSSFQRP, encoded by the exons atgaaggagatgaacgtGTTCCGACACCTGATCAACTTTGGCGTCAACCCTGCAGCTCTGGCCTACGCCATGACAACGCTGGGATCTACCATGATCAACAATATATTCAGCTTCTACTATGTCAAACTCTTCCTCAATAAGTACAAGATCTCAGAGGGGGCATTCCACCAATCACAA GTGGTGTACATGATTTGGAACGCGGTCAATGACCCTCTCTTCGGCTACCTGCAAGATAACTCCCGGGTGCCTTGTTTCACCCAGCGACGCCTCTCCATCCTGTATGGCGCTGCCTTCTACTCACTGTCTTTCCTTCTGGCCTGGTTCCCATGGCGCTCCTACGCCCCCGGTGACTGGCTGAGCGGCTTGCATTTGATAGTGACTCTGTGTGCTTTTGACGGCATGCTGACTTTTGTGCTGCTGGCACAATGTGCATTGTTTGCGGAGATTTCCAGCCAGCATCAGAGCCGACTGAGACTCATAAAGTACAGCCAG GTGGCCTCTCTCATTGGCTCCTCCAGCATCCTTTTCTGTGGTTTGCTGTCCAAAAACATGGAAGACTTTCCGGCCTTCCAAGCCTTCACAGTGCTCACTGCTGTCCTAAGCTGCGGCTGCATGCTCTATACAGGCCTCTACAGTGAGAGCCGCTTCGATAACAAAGGATCGGAATCCGATGCCCCTGAGGCTGTTGACAAGACGTCCCCTcagtcagtgttttctgtctcctcgTTAAGAATATTGATGTGGCAAATCCTGACCAATCGAGACTTTCAGCTATTTGTGCTCATGAACTTCTTCCAGGTTTTCCTGTTGACTTTCTTTAACAATTTTACCATGATATTTGCGGAGCACTTAATCCCCCCAGATGCACTTCCATCTCTGGCCAAGAGCATCATGTATGGAGCAGGATTCATCTGTCCACAG CTGTTGGTATTGAGCTGTCAGAGTCTGCTGCATGGCCTTGGCTACTACAAGATCATCCTCTTCACTTTCTACATAGAGGCTGGATTGGCGGCTATCATGCTAGCACTTGGCCCTCAGCACTACTATTTTATGGCCTTTTATCTCACTTTTAACAT GGTTATAATTCAAGCAGCCTTCAGTCTTTTCGGCTTGCCTTTGGCTGACATCATCGACACAGACTTGCAGAGGTACCAGCgcag ttcccctctctcctcgaTGGTGTTTGGGACGAATGCTCTGTTCACCAAGCCGGGCCAGTCCCTGGCCCCTATGTTAGTGCTCAGCATCCTCAACCAGTATGGATATGAACAGCTGAAGGAAGTAGTGGGGAAGTCAAATCCAAG ACAAAAATCTTCTTCTTTCCAGCGCCCTTGA
- the mfsd13al gene encoding transmembrane protein 180-like isoform X1, whose product MKEMNVFRHLINFGVNPAALAYAMTTLGSTMINNIFSFYYVKLFLNKYKISEGAFHQSQVVYMIWNAVNDPLFGYLQDNSRVPCFTQRRLSILYGAAFYSLSFLLAWFPWRSYAPGDWLSGLHLIVTLCAFDGMLTFVLLAQCALFAEISSQHQSRLRLIKYSQVASLIGSSSILFCGLLSKNMEDFPAFQAFTVLTAVLSCGCMLYTGLYSESRFDNKGSESDAPEAVDKTSPQSVFSVSSLRILMWQILTNRDFQLFVLMNFFQVFLLTFFNNFTMIFAEHLIPPDALPSLAKSIMYGAGFICPQLLVLSCQSLLHGLGYYKIILFTFYIEAGLAAIMLALGPQHYYFMAFYLTFNMVIIQAAFSLFGLPLADIIDTDLQRYQRSSPLSSMVFGTNALFTKPGQSLAPMLVLSILNQYGYEQLKEVVGKSNPSALDSLHSVMFYLVCLVPMCVAVAQVLAWRPFSIRNSHTVDTKYIDS is encoded by the exons atgaaggagatgaacgtGTTCCGACACCTGATCAACTTTGGCGTCAACCCTGCAGCTCTGGCCTACGCCATGACAACGCTGGGATCTACCATGATCAACAATATATTCAGCTTCTACTATGTCAAACTCTTCCTCAATAAGTACAAGATCTCAGAGGGGGCATTCCACCAATCACAA GTGGTGTACATGATTTGGAACGCGGTCAATGACCCTCTCTTCGGCTACCTGCAAGATAACTCCCGGGTGCCTTGTTTCACCCAGCGACGCCTCTCCATCCTGTATGGCGCTGCCTTCTACTCACTGTCTTTCCTTCTGGCCTGGTTCCCATGGCGCTCCTACGCCCCCGGTGACTGGCTGAGCGGCTTGCATTTGATAGTGACTCTGTGTGCTTTTGACGGCATGCTGACTTTTGTGCTGCTGGCACAATGTGCATTGTTTGCGGAGATTTCCAGCCAGCATCAGAGCCGACTGAGACTCATAAAGTACAGCCAG GTGGCCTCTCTCATTGGCTCCTCCAGCATCCTTTTCTGTGGTTTGCTGTCCAAAAACATGGAAGACTTTCCGGCCTTCCAAGCCTTCACAGTGCTCACTGCTGTCCTAAGCTGCGGCTGCATGCTCTATACAGGCCTCTACAGTGAGAGCCGCTTCGATAACAAAGGATCGGAATCCGATGCCCCTGAGGCTGTTGACAAGACGTCCCCTcagtcagtgttttctgtctcctcgTTAAGAATATTGATGTGGCAAATCCTGACCAATCGAGACTTTCAGCTATTTGTGCTCATGAACTTCTTCCAGGTTTTCCTGTTGACTTTCTTTAACAATTTTACCATGATATTTGCGGAGCACTTAATCCCCCCAGATGCACTTCCATCTCTGGCCAAGAGCATCATGTATGGAGCAGGATTCATCTGTCCACAG CTGTTGGTATTGAGCTGTCAGAGTCTGCTGCATGGCCTTGGCTACTACAAGATCATCCTCTTCACTTTCTACATAGAGGCTGGATTGGCGGCTATCATGCTAGCACTTGGCCCTCAGCACTACTATTTTATGGCCTTTTATCTCACTTTTAACAT GGTTATAATTCAAGCAGCCTTCAGTCTTTTCGGCTTGCCTTTGGCTGACATCATCGACACAGACTTGCAGAGGTACCAGCgcag ttcccctctctcctcgaTGGTGTTTGGGACGAATGCTCTGTTCACCAAGCCGGGCCAGTCCCTGGCCCCTATGTTAGTGCTCAGCATCCTCAACCAGTATGGATATGAACAGCTGAAGGAAGTAGTGGGGAAGTCAAATCCAAG CGCCCTTGA